Proteins found in one Nitratiruptor sp. SB155-2 genomic segment:
- the rpsL gene encoding 30S ribosomal protein S12, with the protein MPTINQLVRKERKKVIKKSKSPALVKCPQRRGVCTRVYTTTPKKPNSALRKVAKVRLTSGYEVISYIPGEGHNLQEHSIVLVRGGRVKDLPGVKYHIIRGALDTAGVANRKKSRSKYGTKKPKS; encoded by the coding sequence GTGCCAACAATCAACCAATTGGTAAGAAAAGAGAGAAAAAAGGTGATTAAAAAATCAAAATCACCAGCTCTTGTAAAATGCCCACAAAGACGAGGTGTATGTACAAGAGTCTATACGACGACACCAAAGAAACCAAACTCTGCACTTCGAAAAGTTGCAAAGGTACGACTCACTTCAGGATACGAAGTGATCAGTTATATTCCAGGTGAAGGTCACAACCTGCAAGAACACTCTATCGTACTTGTACGAGGGGGTAGGGTAAAAGACTTGCCAGGTGTGAAGTATCATATTATTCGGGGTGCGCTTGATACTGCAGGTGTTGCAAACAGAAAGAAATCCCGATCGAAATATGGTACAAAAAAACCAAAATCGTAA
- the rpsG gene encoding 30S ribosomal protein S7, giving the protein MRRRRAPIREVMPDPIYGSKVVTKFINKLMWDGKKSTAQKIFYNALKLIEEKDKEAKGIDIFNEAIENVKPLLEVKSRRVGGATYQVPVEVRPVRQQSLAIRWIVDAARNRNERTMAERLANELLDAANKRGAAYKKKEDTYKMAEANKAFAHYRW; this is encoded by the coding sequence GTGAGAAGAAGAAGAGCCCCTATACGGGAAGTAATGCCAGATCCGATTTACGGAAGCAAAGTTGTTACAAAATTTATCAATAAATTGATGTGGGATGGTAAAAAAAGTACTGCACAAAAGATTTTTTACAACGCTTTGAAGCTGATTGAAGAAAAAGACAAAGAAGCAAAAGGGATCGATATCTTTAACGAAGCGATCGAAAATGTAAAACCTTTACTTGAAGTAAAGAGTAGAAGAGTTGGTGGTGCAACTTACCAAGTACCGGTTGAAGTGAGACCTGTAAGACAGCAGTCTCTTGCAATCCGATGGATTGTAGATGCGGCACGAAACAGAAATGAAAGAACGATGGCTGAGCGATTGGCAAACGAGCTTCTTGATGCTGCAAACAAAAGAGGCGCAGCATACAAGAAAAAAGAAGATACATATAAAATGGCTGAAGCGAACAAAGCTTTCGCACATTACAGATGGTAA